The Anopheles coluzzii chromosome 2, AcolN3, whole genome shotgun sequence genome window below encodes:
- the LOC120950366 gene encoding trithorax group protein osa isoform X3, with translation MPPHTNNPHHLQQQQQQQQQQQQQLGSAANNNQQQQQTGGQQHQQPGPPQSQPHNVGGRGGGGGAGGSAGSVTAGADGVGRNTDRDNGNQQMQQQAVSVANQHQQQMMQQVYAQIPASAYMQPTPHGMYPVQVLPPTAGPVPNNVFVSNLTANVSVHGYPAISPYLATATPPGAYMPADVGAGPEMQLMPPAPVTMSGRGTMRRGGRNNRGGNNSRSRGGYVPHYVQQHQQQSYHHQQQQQHQQSYHQALQHQQQQQQQQGVMQPLSHHQAGQQAALQHQVQQQQQQQQQQQQQQQQAQQGQGGGGAGQQQTPPTAGSGGGQQGQQQQQQHPPPQHTPELMHIEAPPMMGGAGAQYGNLHGGFYVIPSMAQHASGAPLFMPAPHMPMYYNPAIHAYQNLIYPPYIPSEYQMYDDGKGDDGGGPHGGQGGGHDDPGVHPGAAMWPQPPPIALDYHPETVEYLPVHEDDGAAGGMLPPGPPPQAIPPPAMGHHVLDPNVPGFTMQMAAAPIATMQPPPEEYIMQQQPPPAPQQQQQQQQPHAGAAGSQTQGEDYNGNGGIPVSSNSNTTMHSPVVATGQHNVVVPGVPPPEDMMGAGGYVHGGAAPQQPMVPAPAEPQQQHGQTMDGAGAQPPMNNNFIVEPQYIQAHPLPPHHMPVQQQQQVPPEQHYQHIPPPQRAAVNVTEPPPSTNNQPFQMAQQTPVAAAGVVANNLLDANGNDTNNNNSANRKSDIITSPKLVDAVVMTHPSPLPSTVNVATATPSHHQQNEQTAAVVQGGMMDGNAGRKQSNSSDVPNQGFLPPQQQQHQQQPPMLGYAAAVASQAPPPRGRAEQQQQQPDSVKATQDRMEKLTLKEQEHRRTTTTVAAAAAAGTVVGGGASQRTSGAQPVAGQSNAGSGWVNNSGGAGPKKGTASVSVSAIPNKEFPGSVIGHQHKNTSPVPFSTLVGTTATAPPSTVMGSASGKQPHAVAAAAAGPKSFPDHGQRSSGVANSGQSTYASGANSSMSGGPTAVVTPQMESKKVEAIPQRTVATTAVAAAAVTGPAPTAPVGGAVVDTPKQHHQDVVNVPRPAASSISSSTNINTVKSATKAPVIINHPLNIPPPDHPLNIPPPIIVPPPQIPPGGAPPQPNKTWASLFQTSSSSSSSSSSSAAVASSASSSAALSVSASAVTATSATAVSSVPPSAALSTASASGPAAGQSGVASIGTTVATAPHHHATAPVTSTGINFAPPTANRGPAMAASTAPPTAAVGNTPSSIDSSSSSTGAKKPVAKVQPYDRNHQTPATPAVPMSYSSAAASTPASGTTGGSTPTSANAARGKGAQQAAASKGAANATAASASTAGDQKDEFSLKFGDFLSGYSIDNTNISMMPRGLINRSNYCYINTILQALIACPPFYHLMRTIRTLPAAKNSKHPKPFIDAMCALANEFSQLPIRSKPQQQQQRGGGDKGKKDDIPEIQVDTPFEPTVIYKMLNGIRSDIFQIEGRQEDAEEFLGCVLNRLNDEMIEFIKFNKTDQGNLNGEEPTNGEVHGEEDADDWMVICKGNKGTVTRTTDFGRSPISDIFRGKLRSRVQRDGVPPTYNIQPFFTLPLDIEKAASVKEALEQLVGRDELEGVTCSKTKQEVAAWQQVTLEELPVVLILHLKCFDYKMDGCTKILKTLDFPIELKIDSKLMSSKGKSYSAKQKQYKLFAVVYHDGKEASKGHYITDVYHTGYASWIRYDDSIVKPVPEYNVLRPRAPRVPYLLYYRRMDTQTHGPNSDRGGDGSTGGGAGSGGGGSGSGRGGSSHSTGGGGNDRHSAHHHSNDHHGRGSSGGGYGGSSGYGNTHGNSGGNHYGSGGHGQSNHNSGHYGGNSK, from the exons ATGCCTCCGCACACCAACAACCCGCATcaccttcagcagcagcagcagcagcaacaacagcagcagcagcagctaggTTCGGCAGCTAACAAcaatcaacagcagcagcagacaggagggcagcagcaccagcagcccgGCCCGCCCCAGTCCCAGCCACACAATGTTGGTGGCAGAGGCGGAGGAGGCGGAGCAGGAGGTAGTGCGGGCAGTGTCACTGCCGGCGCGGACGGCGTGGGGCGCAACACCGACCGGGACAACGGCAATCagcagatgcagcagcaggccgTGTCCGTGGcgaaccagcaccagcagcagatgATGCAGCAGGTCTACGCACAAATACCGGCCTCGGCCTACATGCAGCCGACCCCGCACGGCATGTACCCGGTGCAGGTGCTGCCACCGACGGCCGGACCCGTCCCGAACAACGTGTTCGTCAGCAACCTGACCGCGAACGTGAGCGTGCACGGATACCCGGCGATCTCGCCGTACCTCGCGACGGCCACGCCGCCCGGTGCGTACATGCCGGCGGACGTGGGGGCCGGGCCCGAGATGCAGCTGATGCCGCCGGCACCGGTAACGATGTCGGGGCGCGGTACGATGCGCCGGGGCGGACGGAACAATCGCGGCGGCAACAATTCACGCTCGCGGGGAGGCTACGTGCCGCATTacgtgcagcagcaccagcaacagtcgtaccaccatcagcagcagcagcagcatcagcaaagCTATCACCAAGCGctacagcatcagcagcagcagcagcagcagcagggtgtGATGCAGCCGCTGTCGCACCATCAAGCAGGACAACAGGCGGCACTGCAGCATCaggttcagcagcagcagcagcagcaacagcagcaacagcagcagcaacaacaagccCAACAGGGTCAGGGAGGTGGTGGGGCCGGTCAGCAACAAACTCCACCCACCGCGGGTAGTGGCGGAGGACAGcaagggcagcagcagcagcagcaacatccaCCACCGCAGCATACGCCCGAGCTGATGCACATTGAGGCGCCGCCCATGATGGGTGGCGCTGGCGCACAGTACGGCAACCTGCACGGTGGGTTCTACGTGATTCCATCGATGGCACAGCACGCCTCCGGTGCGCCGCTGTTCATGCCCGCCCCGCACATGCCGATGTACTACAATCCGGCGATCCACGCCTACCAGAACCTGATATACCCGCCGTACATCCCGTCCGAGTATCAGATGTACGACGACGGCAAGGGCGACGACGGTGGCGGACCGCACGGTGGCCAGGGCGGGGGCCATGACGATCCGGGTGTGCATCCCGGGGCCGCCATGTGGCCGCAGCCGCCACCGATCGCGCTCGACTACCATCCCGAGACGGTCGAGTATCTGCCCGTGCACGAGGACGATGGTGCGGCGGGCGGCATGCTACCGCCGGGGCCGCCACCGCAAGCGATTCCGCCTCCCGCGATGGGCCACCACGTGCTCGATCCCAACGTGCCCGGCTTTACGATGCAGATGGCAGCGGCCCCGATCGCCACGATGCAACCGCCGCCGGAGGAGTACATcatgcagcagcaaccgccaCCGGcgccgcagcaacagcagcagcagcagcagccacatgCTGGGGCCGCTGGATCGCAGACTCAGGGCGAGGATTACAACGGCAACGGTGGCATTCCGGTGAGCTCCAACTCAAACACAACGATGCACTCGCCGGTCGTGGCCACCGGGCAGCACAATGTTGTCGTGCCGGGTGTTCCACCGCCGGAGGATATGATGGGCGCGGGCGGCTACGTGCATGGCGGCGCTGCCCCGCAACAGCCGATGGTGCCAGCACCGGCTGaaccgcagcaacagcacggaCAGACGATGGACGGTGCTGGAGCACAGCCGCCGATGAACAACAATTTCATCGTCGAGCCACAGTACATTCAAGCCCATCCTCTGCCGCCGCATCACATgccagtgcagcagcagcagcaggtgccACCGGAACAGCACTATCAGCATATACCGCCCCCTCAAAGGGCCGCTGTGAATG TGACAGAGCCTCCACCATCAACCAACAATCAACCTTTCCAAATGGCCCAACAAACACCGGTAGCAGCAGCTGGTGTAGTTGCAAACAATCTGCTCGACGCCAACGGCAACGacacgaacaacaacaacagcgctAATCGGAAGTCCGACATCATTACCTCACCGAAGCTGGTCGATGCGGTCGTCATGACGCATCCATCGCCACTGCCGTCCACTGTAAATGTTGCTACCGCAACACCTTCCCATCACCAGCAGAACGAGCagacggcggcggtggtgcagGGCGGGATGATGGATGGCAACGCTGGCAGAAAACAATCGAACTCATCCGATGTGCCAAATCAAGGATTCCTACcgccgcaacagcagcagcatcagcaacagccACCAATGCTGGGATACGCTGCAGCCGTTGCATCGCAGGCACCACCGCCCAGAGGTCGTgcggaacagcagcaacagcagcccgACTCGGTGAAGGCCACCCAGGACCGGATGGAGAAGCTGACGCTGAAGGAGCAGGAGCACAGGCGCACAACGACGACTgtagcagcggcggcggcggcgggcacggtggttggtggtggagccTCCCAGCGCACGAGTGGCGCTCAACCGGTGGCAGGACAATCGAATGCGGGAAGCGGTTGGGTGAACAATAGTGGCGGGGCTGGACCGAAGAAGGGTACCGCTTCCGTTTCCGTATCGGCTATACCGAACAAGGAGTTCCCCGGATCGGTGATCGGTCACCAGCACAAGAACACATCACCGGTGCCGTTCAGCACGCTAGTTGGAACTACGGCGACGGCACCGCCATCAACGGTGATGGGTTCGGCTTCCGGAAAGCAGCCAcatgcagtagcagcagcagcagcaggcccgaAATCGTTCCCCGATCATGGCCAGCGCTCATCGGGCGTGGCTAACAGTGGCCAGTCCACGTATGCTAGCGGAGCAAACAGCAGCATGAGTGGCGGACCGACAGCAGTCGTGACGCCCCAGATGGAATCGAAGAAGGTGGAAGCAATTCCCCAGCGGACAGTTGCCACGActgcagtggcagcagcagcagtgaccGGTCCAGCACCGACGGCGCCGGTCGGAGGAGCGGTGGTGGACACGCCGAAGCAACACCACCAAGATGTGGTAAATGTACCCAGGCCCGCCGCTTCCTCCATCTCCTCCTCTACTAACATTAATACGGTAAAGTCCGCGACCAAAGCGCCGGTTATCATTAACCACCCACTTAACATACCGCCACCCGATCATCCATTAAACATTCCACCACCCATCATTGTGCCCCCGCCACAGATACCACCCGGTGGAGCGCCACCGCAACCGAACAAAACCTGGGCGAGCCTGTTCCAaacgtcctcctcctcgtcatcgtcgtcgtcgtcgtctgcaGCGGTGGCGTCGTCCGCGTCTTCGTCCGCCGCATTATCGGTTTCAGCGTCGGCAGTCACAGCGACGTCCGCAACGGCAGTCAGCTCTGTACCACCTTCCGCCGCACTCTCCACGGCTAGCGCCAGCGGACCGGCAGCTGGCCAAAGTGGTGTTGCATCGATCGGTACTACCGTTGCTACTGCACCGCACCATCATGCTACTGCACCAGTCACGTCAACGGGGATAAATTTTGCGCCACCCACTGCTAACCGCGGACCGGCAATGGCTGCTAGTACTGCACCACCGACCGCCGCTGTAGGAAACACTCCGTCCAGCATCGACTCCTCCTCATCGTCCACCGGTGCAAAAAAACCGGTCGCAAAGGTGCAGCCGTACGATAGAAACCATCAGACGCCCGCGACGCCAGCTGTGCCCATGTCATATTCATCTGCTGCGGCATCCACTCCTGCCAGCGGCACTACGGGCGGCTCCACACCAACGTCGGCAAACGCTGCCAGGGGTAAGGGAGCACAGCAGGCTGCTGCCTCGAAGGGGGCAGCGAACGCAACAGCTGCATCCGCTTCGACCGCCGGCGACCAGAAGGATGAATTTTCATTGAAATTCGGAG ATTTCCTTAGCGGATATAGCATTGATAACACCAACATCAGCATGATGCCACGCGGTCTGATCAATCGGTCTAACTATTGTTACATCAATACCATACTGCAGGCGCTGATAGCATGCCCACCGTTTTACCATCTGATGCGCACAATTCGCACCCTTCCGGCGGCGAAAAATTCTAAACATCCGAAACCGTTCATCGATGCCAT GTGCGCACTGGCGAACGAGTTCTCGCAGCTTCCGATACGGTCcaaaccgcagcagcagcagcagcgcggtGGTGGCGATAAGGGTAAGAAGGACGACATACCGGAAATACAGGTCGACACGCCGTTCGAACCGACCGTCATCTACAAGATGCTGAATGGCATCCGGTCGGACATATTCCAGATCGAGGGACGGCAGGAAGACGCCGAAGAGTTTCTTGGATGCGTGTTGAATCGTCTAAACGATGAGATGATTGAG TTcataaaattcaacaaaactgATCAAGGCAACTTGAATGGCGAGGAACCGACTAACGGTGAAGTCCATGGTGAGGAGGACGCAGACGATTGGATG GTTATCTGCAAGGGCAACAAGGGCACGGTAACGCGTACGACCGATTTCGGACGTTCACCGATCAGCGACATCTTCCGAGGCAAACTACGATCTCGTGTGCAACGTGACGGTGTTCCTCCGACCTACAACATACAGCCGTTCTTCACGCTTCCCCTTGATATAGAG AAAGCGGCTTCTGTGAAAGAGGCACTAGAACAGTTGGTTGGTCGGGACGAACTGGAGGGTGTGACCTGTTCGAAAACGAAGCAGGAGGTAGCGGCCTGGCAGCAAGTAACGCTGGAGGAACTGCCTGTCGTACTTATACTGCATCTGAAGTGCTTCGACTATAAAATGGATGGCTGTACGAAGATTCTGAAAACCTTGGACTTCCCGATTGAATTGAAGATCGATTCGA AATTGATGTCCTCGAAGGGTAAGAGCTACTCAGCCAAGCAGAAGCAGTACAAGCTGTTTGCCGTGGTGTACCACGATGGTAAGGAAGCGTCGAAAGGACACTACATTACCGATGTGTACCATACCGGCTATGCCAGCTGGATTCGGTATGACGACAGTATCGTTAAACCGGTACCGGAGTACAACGTGTTGCGTCCGCGCGCACCGCGCGTACCCTATCTGCTGTACTACCGTCGAATGGACACGCAGACCCATGGTCCGAACAGTGACCGCGGTGGTGATGGCAGTACCGGAGGCGGtgctggtagtggtggtggtggtagcggcAGTGGTCGTGGAGGTTCATCTCACTCCACCGGTGGCGGTGGAAATGATCGGCACAGTGCGCATCATCACAGTAACGATCATCATGGTCGTGGATCGAGTGGTGGCGGATACGGTGGTAGCAGTGGCTACGGAAATACGCACGGCAACAGTGGCGGCAATCATTACGGAAGTGGGGGTCATGGGCAGAGTAACCATAATAGTGGCCATTATGGTGGCAACTCCAAgtaa